TTTTGAGCTTCCTTTAATTCAACCGGTTCCATCATTTGACCTAAAAATCCATCGGCTAATACTAATACCGGATTACGATGCTTATCAGCTAAATCAAATGCCAGCATCGTATAATCATACATTTCTTGCGCTTTCGACGGTGCTAATACAATCAAACGATAATCACCATGTCCTCCACCTTTAGTAGATTGAAAATAATCCGATTGTGATGCTCCTAAGCCACCTAACCCCGGGCCACTACGATTAACATTAATAATAACAACCGGTAATTCAGCAGCTGCTAAATAAGAAATTCCTTCTTGTTTTAAACTTATTCCCGGACTTGAAGATGCGGTAAAAACTCTTGCTCCGGTTGCCGCTGCACCATAGCACATATTAATTGAGGCAATTTCATCCTCCCCTTGCACTAAAGTTCCGCCAACCTTATGAAAATGTTTAGCTAAGTATTCCATTATTTCGGTTGAGGGTGTTATAGGATAACCAAAAAACAATTTACAGCCTGATTTCATCGCCGCCTCTGCAATTGCTTCATTGCCTTTAATCAATACTTTTTCCATATTTACACCTACCTATTTGTATATTTCCAGTGCTAAGTCCGGACACATAGTCGCACATAAAGTACAACCAATACATTTACTTTGATCAATAACTTCCACTGTATAATAGCCTTTTTGATTTGCAACCGTTCCGATTTGCAAAATTTTCTTTGGACAAATATCAATGCATAAGCCACAGCTTTTGCAATACTCTTTTAATACTACTACTTCAGGCATTTCAATCGCTCCCTTATCTACTGAAGTTAAAAATATAATAGCTTTAATGAGTTTTCATTAAAGCTATTATATTTTTACGGACATTATCATTCAGCTATTGCAATTAGTTCAATTTCCACCAATGCCCCTTTAGGTAATTTACTAACTTCCACACAAGCTCTTGCTGGACATTCTTTCGAGAAATATTGAGCATATACCTCATTCATTGCTGCAAAATCATTCATATCTGCTAAAAATACTCCGGTTTTGACCACAGCTGAAAAATCAACTCCGGCTTGCGCCAAAATTTCTTTTAAATTTTCTAAACATTGCTTAGTTTGCTCTGCTATTTTTCCCTCAACAAATTCACCGGTTTTATAATCCAAAGGAATCTGCCCTGAAACAAAAATAAAACCATTAGCCTTAATAGCTTGTGAATATGGTCCGATAGCTTGTGGGGCCTTGTCTGTATTAATAACTGTTTTTTTCATTAGGACTCACCTCTATATTTTTTTTGATAATTCCGGTCGCAATACACAAGAATTTTTCAAGTATGCATGGTTCACTTCACTTTGTTTCTTGGGTGTATTCCATAATATTAAAACTCTAATGCACTGTTTTACACCATCTGGAACATCCAATTCCTGAGTTCCAAATAACGGGACTAAATCCCAACCCATTCTTCTTGCCGCCGCTGCTGGAAAAGCCGCGTTAATATCAGGTGTTGATGAAAAAATAACAGCACCGATATCTTCCAATTTTAAGTCATTATCATTTGTTAAAATTGTCAGCAATTCTTGTACTGCTTCCATTATAGTTTCTTTATCATTTTTTTCTACCGTTGTCGCTCCTCTAATTCCTTGCACAAATTCATCCTCCTTAAACTTAACACTATATATTATTCGTAAATTTTTTAAAAAATCCTATTACAAGTTAACTTTATTTTATCATATTGAAAATTATTCTTTATCCTAATAAAGACCACTCCGGTCGAGTGGTCTTTATTAACTATTATTTACGCTTACTAATTAGATATTCATCAATTGCTTTTGCAGCTTTCTTTCCGGCTCCCATTGCTAAAATAACAGTTGCAGCTCCGGTTACAATATCTCCACCGGCAAAAACTCCTTCTTTGCTGGTACCTCCAGTTTCTTCATTTGCAATAATATTACCACGTTTAGTAGTATCTAAGCCTGGAGTTGTAGACTGAATCAATGGATTAGGTCCTTGACCGATAGCAATCACAACTGTATCAACTGGTAATTCAAATTCAGAATTTTCAACTTCTACCGGACGTCTACGTCCAGATTCATCAGGTTCACCTAATTCCATTTCAACACATTTTAACGCTGTAACCCAATCTTTATCATTTCCAATAATTTCAATTGGATTGGTTAATAATTGAAACTTAATACCTTCTTCTTTCGCATGGTGAACTTCTTCTAGTCTTGCCGGTAACTCAGCTTCACTACGACGATAAACGATATATACATCTTCCGCCCCTAATCTTAAAGCGGTACGAGCGGCATCCATCGCTACATTTCCACCGCCAACAACTGCAACTTTTTTACCAACATGAATTGGCGTTCCATATTCAATTGATTTATAAGCCTTCATTAAGTTACATCTGGTAAGAAATTCATTAGCAGCATAAACACCATTTAAAGACTCTCCAGGAATATCCATGAAAAATGGTAAGCCTGCTCCAGTACCAATAAAGACTGCATCAAAACCTTCTTCACTCATTAATTCATCTATATTAAAGATTTTTCCGGCAATAGAATTAACAACAATTTCTACCCCTAATTTACGTAAATTATCAATTTCTGCTTTTACTACTTTTTCTTTCGGTAAACGAAATTCAGGAATTCCATAAACTAAAACTCCACCGGGCGCATGTAAAGCTTCAAATACTGTAACTTTATAACCTTTTTTCGCCAAATCACCAGCAGCAGTAAGTCCAGCTGGACCAGAACCAACTATTGCTACTTTTTGAGCATCAGGCATTATTTTATTAGCAATAATTTCTTCATTTTTTTCTAATCCCAAATCAGCTACATAACGCTCTAATCTACCAATACCAACAGCTTCACCTTTTTTGGCTAATACACAATATTTTTCACATTGCTCTTCTTGTGGGCAAACTCGACCACAGACAGCCGGCAAACTGTTAACTTCTTTAATAATTTTTAAAGCACCATCCATATTATCAGCTTTAACCTCTTGTATAAAAGCCGGAATATTCACATTTACCGGACAGCCTTTCATACAAGGTGCGGCCTTACAATTTAAACATCTTTGAGCTTCGGCTATCGCTGTTTCTTTATCATAACCCAAGGCAACTTCATCAAAATTTTTTGCTCTTACTTTCGGATCTTGCTCAGGCATTTTATGTTTAGTTAAAATTATTGACATACGCAACCTCCTGGGTTTGAACAAACATGATCACGTTCTTTTTCTTGATCAACATAAATTCTTTGTCTTGACATTAAGCCTTTAAAATCAACTTCATGCGCATCAAACTCTGGACCATCGACACACGCAAATTTGCTTTCATTACCAACTTTTACTCTACAGCCACCGCACATCCCAGTACCATCAACCATAATTGGGTTTAAGCTCACCATAGTTTTAATCCCATAAGGTCTAGTAGTTTCAGCAACACTTCTCATCATTACTACTGGACCAATGGCCATAACCAGTGAAATATTCTCTCCACCATCTATTAATTCTTTCAATTTATCAGTTACAAAGCCCTTTTGTCCTTTTGACCCATCATCAGTTGTAATATAAAGTTCAGCGCTAACAGCGTTCATCTCATCTTCCAAGATTAGAATATCTTTACTTCTTGCACCAATAATAGAAATAACTTTATTACCAGCCTCTTTAAACGCACGAGCAATTGGATAAACCGGTGCTACCCCAATTCCTCCACCAATACAAACAACAGTACCAATTTTTTCAATATGAGTAGCAGTCCCTAATGGACCAACAAAATCCAAAATATCTTCGCCTTCATTTAAGCTTCCTAATAGTTTTGTAGAAACCCCTACCTCTTGAAAAATTATTGTGATAGTACCTTGTTCTCTATTAAAGTCAGCTATTGTTAAAGGAATGCGCTCACCATCTTCATTAACACGCAAAATAATAAATTGTCCTGGCAAAGCCTTTTTCG
The sequence above is a segment of the Negativicutes bacterium genome. Coding sequences within it:
- a CDS encoding 3-methyl-2-oxobutanoate dehydrogenase subunit beta; its protein translation is MEKVLIKGNEAIAEAAMKSGCKLFFGYPITPSTEIMEYLAKHFHKVGGTLVQGEDEIASINMCYGAAATGARVFTASSSPGISLKQEGISYLAAAELPVVIINVNRSGPGLGGLGASQSDYFQSTKGGGHGDYRLIVLAPSKAQEMYDYTMLAFDLADKHRNPVLVLADGFLGQMMEPVELKEAQ
- a CDS encoding sulfide/dihydroorotate dehydrogenase-like FAD/NAD-binding protein: MYKIIKKQELSPGVKLFDVLAPRIAKKALPGQFIILRVNEDGERIPLTIADFNREQGTITIIFQEVGVSTKLLGSLNEGEDILDFVGPLGTATHIEKIGTVVCIGGGIGVAPVYPIARAFKEAGNKVISIIGARSKDILILEDEMNAVSAELYITTDDGSKGQKGFVTDKLKELIDGGENISLVMAIGPVVMMRSVAETTRPYGIKTMVSLNPIMVDGTGMCGGCRVKVGNESKFACVDGPEFDAHEVDFKGLMSRQRIYVDQEKERDHVCSNPGGCVCQ
- a CDS encoding RidA family protein; protein product: MKKTVINTDKAPQAIGPYSQAIKANGFIFVSGQIPLDYKTGEFVEGKIAEQTKQCLENLKEILAQAGVDFSAVVKTGVFLADMNDFAAMNEVYAQYFSKECPARACVEVSKLPKGALVEIELIAIAE
- the aroH gene encoding chorismate mutase, producing the protein MQGIRGATTVEKNDKETIMEAVQELLTILTNDNDLKLEDIGAVIFSSTPDINAAFPAAAARRMGWDLVPLFGTQELDVPDGVKQCIRVLILWNTPKKQSEVNHAYLKNSCVLRPELSKKI
- a CDS encoding 4Fe-4S binding protein, with the translated sequence MPEVVVLKEYCKSCGLCIDICPKKILQIGTVANQKGYYTVEVIDQSKCIGCTLCATMCPDLALEIYK
- the gltA gene encoding NADPH-dependent glutamate synthase — translated: MSIILTKHKMPEQDPKVRAKNFDEVALGYDKETAIAEAQRCLNCKAAPCMKGCPVNVNIPAFIQEVKADNMDGALKIIKEVNSLPAVCGRVCPQEEQCEKYCVLAKKGEAVGIGRLERYVADLGLEKNEEIIANKIMPDAQKVAIVGSGPAGLTAAGDLAKKGYKVTVFEALHAPGGVLVYGIPEFRLPKEKVVKAEIDNLRKLGVEIVVNSIAGKIFNIDELMSEEGFDAVFIGTGAGLPFFMDIPGESLNGVYAANEFLTRCNLMKAYKSIEYGTPIHVGKKVAVVGGGNVAMDAARTALRLGAEDVYIVYRRSEAELPARLEEVHHAKEEGIKFQLLTNPIEIIGNDKDWVTALKCVEMELGEPDESGRRRPVEVENSEFELPVDTVVIAIGQGPNPLIQSTTPGLDTTKRGNIIANEETGGTSKEGVFAGGDIVTGAATVILAMGAGKKAAKAIDEYLISKRK